DNA sequence from the Devosia lacusdianchii genome:
GCCGCCGGACTGCACCGCCTTGGTCATACCGCCCTGCGCCTCGGCCTCGCCGATCAGCTTTTTGGCCTCCTCGACCAATTGGCTGGTCAGCGCCTCGACATAGTAGGAGCCGCCGAGGGGATCGACGACGTCGGTGATGCGCGATTCATGCTGCAGGATGAGCTGGGTATTGCGGGCGATGCGGCTGGAAAATTCGGTCGGCAGGGCGATAGCCTCGTCGAACGAATTGGTATGCAGCGACTGGGTGCCGCCCAAAGTCGCTGCCAGCGCCTCGATGGTGGTGCGCACGATATTGTTGTGCGGGTCCTGCTCTGTCAGCGAAACGCCCGAGGTCTGGCAATGGGTACGCAGCATCTTGGAGCGCGCGTCCTTTGCCCCCAGCCCGGTCATGATTTCGCTCCACAACTGACGGGCAGCGCGGAGCTTGGCGACTTCGAGGAAGAAGTTCATGCCGATGCCGAAGAAGAAGCTCAACCGGCCGGCAAAGGCATCGATATCGAGGCCCCGGGCTTGGGCGGCGCGGACATATTCCATGCCATCAGCCAGCGTATAGGCCAGCTCCTGCACGGCGGTCGCCCCGGCCTCGTGCATGTGATAGCCCGAAATCGAGATCGAGTTGAACTTGGGCATGTGCCGCGCCGTGTGGGCGATGATGTCGCCGACGATCCGCATACTGGGCTCGGGCGGATAGATATAGGTATTGCGGACCATGAACTCCTTGAGAATGTCGTTCTGGATCGTCCCCTCGAGCTGACCCTGGCTCACCCCCTGCTCTTCCGCCGCGACGATGAACATCGCCAGTACGGGGATCACCGCCCCGTTCATGGTCATGCTCACACTCATCTGATCGAGCGGAATGCCGTCGAACAGGATCTTCATGTCCTCGACGCTGTCGATCGCCACGCCCGCCTTGCCGACATCGCCGATCACCCGCGGATGGTCTGAGTCATACCCCCGATGAGTGGCCAGATCGAAGGCCACCGACAGCCCCTTCTGCCCCTTCTCCAGCGCCTGGCGATAGAAGGCATTACTCTCCCGCGCCGTCGAAAACCCAGCATATTGCCTTATGGTCCAGGGCCGATTGGCATACATCGTCGCTCGCACGCCCCGGGTGAACGGCTCGGCCCCCGGGATTTCGGCATCGTCACCGAAATAGACGGGCTGGACGGGGATGCCGCCATAGTCGCGATCGAGGGACGACAATGGGACGTCGCGCAGTTCCTTCTGGGCGAGAGCGGCCCAATGGGCGAAGTTCGGCTTGTCGCTCATCACACCGCCTCGAACTCGACCATGACCTGGTCCACCGCCAGCACGGCACCGGCCGACACATGCACCTTGCTCACCCGCGCCCGCTTCTGCGCCTTGAGCACGTTTTCCATCTTCATCGCCTCGACCACGGCCAGCACCTGCCCGTCCTCGACGATCTCGCCCTCAACCACGTCCACCCGCACCACCTGCCCCGGCATCGGGCACAGCAGGAACCGGCTCATGTCCGGCGGCACCTTGACCGGCATCAGCGGCAGCAGGTCAGCGACATGCGGCTGCAGTACCATCACTTTGAAATCTGCACCGCCATGCCTGATTCGGTATCCGCTGGCCGTCTTTTCGACCTTGAGAACAAATCTACGGCCCGGCCTATCCGCCCACGTGAGCGTGGCCAGTCGCATCGTTTCGCTCCAGGTGACCATCGCTGAGAGTGCAGGCTGGTTCTTGTCAGTGCGACTGACCTGCCATCGGCGATTCACGGCTAAATACTCGACAACAAGATCGAAGCGATCACCGGCCAGCACGATCGCCAGCGCAAAATAGGTTTGCGGGCCCCTAAACCATCTATCCTCCGGCGCGATCTGATTAAGCTGCTTTTGGCCGTACAAAAGCGCGGCTGCGGCCGCGACACGCTCGATCTCGGTTGCGTTCAGCGTTGCACCTTGGAACCCCTCCGGAAATTCCTCGGCAATGTAACCCGTCGTCAGCTGCCCCTCGCGGAACCGCTCCTGGTCCATCACCGTCGACAGGAACGGCAGGTTATTGCCTACCCCTTCGACCTCAAAGCTGTCCAGCGCCGTTGCCATGGCGTCGATCGCCTCGAGCCGCGTCGACGCCCAGGTGCAGAGCTTGGCGATCATCGGATCGTAGAAGGTGGAAATCTCCCCGCCCTCGAACACCCCGGTATCGTTGCGCACCGCCATATCAGGGCTGGCGAATTCCTCCGGCGGACGATAGCGCGTCAGCCGCCCGGTCGAGGGCAGAAAATTGCGATAGGGGTCCTCGGCATAAAGCCGGCTCTCCATCGCCCAGCCGTTGAGCTGCACCTCGTCCTGCGTCAGCGGCAGCGCCTCGCCATTGGCCACGCGGATCATCAGCTCCACCAGGTCGAGCCCGGTGATCAGCTCGGTCACCGGATGCTCCACCTGTAGCCGCGTGTTCATTTCGAGGAAATAGAAGTTCCGCTCGCCATCGACGATGAACTCCACCGTGCCCGCGCTGGTGTAACCCACCGCCTTGGCCAGCGCGACCGCCTGTTCGCCCATCGCCCGCCGCGTCGCCGCGTCGAGAAATGGCGAGGGCGCCTCCTCGATGACCTTCTGGTTGCGGCGCTGAATCGAGCATTCGCGCTCGTTGAGATAGAGCACGTTGCCGTGTTGGTCGCCGATGAGCTGGATTTCGATATGGCGCGGCTCGGTGACGAATTTTTCGATGAAGATGCGATCATCGCCGAACGACGACGCGGCCTCGGACTTGGAGCGTTCGAAACCCTCGCGTGCCTCGGCATCATTGTGGGCAATGCGCATGCCCTTGCCGCCACCGCCGGCCGAGGCCTTGATCATGACCGGATAGCCGATGGACTTTGAGATCGTGACGGCGTGCTCGGCGTCGTCGATCAGGCCCATATGGCCGGGCACGGTCGAGACCCCCGCTTCAGCCGCCAGTTTCTTGGACGTGATCTTGTCGCCCATCGCCTTGATGGCTTTCACCGGCGGCCCGACAAAGATGATCCCGGCTGCTTCCAGCGCCTCGGCAAATTTCGGGTTTTCCGACAGGAAGCCATAGCCGGGATGGACGGCCTGCGCGCCGGTCTGCTGGCAGGCGGCGATGATCTTGTCGATCTGGAGGTACGAGTCCTTGGCCGATGAGGGCCCGATATGGACTGCCTCGTCGGCCATGCGCACATGCAGGGCCTCACGATCGGCATCGGAATAGACCGCTACGGTAGCAATGCCCATGCGCTTGGCCGTCTTGATGACACGGCAGGCGATTTCGCCGCGGTTGGCGATGAGGAGTTTGGTGATCATATCAAAACACAATCAAAAGGAACGCTGCTGTGCTTGCGACAACCGACACAGCAACAGAATTGATGACAATTCGTTCGCGCGATTTGAAAAGAGGCTGGGCCGCCAACTTGACAATCTTGGCGTTGACCAGCTCTCTCCGGTCTTGGTCTTTGGCCTTTACAGCTGCCATAAGAGCCGCCGAAAGGTCGTGATATTTGGTCTCGATCCTGAGGTTCCAGAAGCCAAGCAGCAGTGATGCAAGACCTGCAACAAGACCAGCAGCGACACCTAGCTTCTCTACGGTGGAAAAAATGTCCGGCTTGTCGATCACCGTACCCACGAAGTTGACGAGTAAAAATAGTAGGGCCGCTGTGCCAGCTATCATTTGCTTGGCGGTAGAAATTCGTCCGGCACCGAAGCTCTCTAGATAGGCCATGATCGGCGCAAGATCGTATCGAGAGACGTCTTTTTCGTCGGCCATGCTCACCCCCTCACAGCGGAATGTTGTCGTGCTTCTTCTTGGGCATGGCGTGCTGCTTGTGCCGCAGCGTCGAGAACGCCCGGATCACCCGCCGTCGCGTGCCGTGCGGCATGATCACGTCGTCGATGAAGCCGCGTTCGGCTGCCACGAATGGGTTGGCGAACCGTGCCTCGTAGTCCGCCGTGCGCTGGGCGATCTTGTCCTTGTCACCCAGTTCCGAGCGATAGAGGATTTCCGTTGCGCCCTTGGCGCCCATCACGGCGATTTCGGCGGAGGGCCAAGCGTAGTTCACGTCGGCCTTGATGTGTTTGCTCGCCATCACGTCGTAGGCGCCGCCATAGGCTTTGCGGGTGATGACGGTGACCAGCGGCACGGTGGCTTCCGCATAGGCGAAGAGGAGCTTCGCGCCATGCTTGATGATGCCGCCATATTCCTGCGCCACGCCAGGCAGGAAGCCGGGCACGTCGACAAAGGTCAGGATGGGGATTTCAAAGCTGTCGCAGAAGCGGATGAAGCGAGCGGCTTTCTTGGAGGCGTTGATATCGAGGCACCCGGCCAGCACCAAAGGCTGGTTGGCGACGACGCCGACGGGATGACCGTCAAGACGGATGAAGCCACATAGGATATTGCCGGCGTGATCCTTCTGGATTTCGAGGAAGTCACCCTCGTCGGCGACCTTCTCGATCACCTCGCGCATGTCATAGGGCTTGTTGGCGCTGTCGGGGATGATGGTGTCGAGGCTGGCATCGCCGCGGTCGATCGGATCGTGGCTGGGCAGGCGCGGCGGCTTCTGACCGGCGGCGAGGGGCAGGAAGCCGAACAGGCGCCGGACTTCGAGCAGGGTCTCGATATCGTTGTCGAAGGCGGCGTCGGCCACCGAGGAAATCTTGGTGTGGGTCGAGGCGCCGCCGAGTTCTTCCTGCGTAACCGTCTCATTCGTAACGGTTTTCACGACGTCAGGTCCGGTCACGAACATGTAGCTGGTGTCTTTGACCATGTAGATGAAGTCGGTCATGGCGGGGGAATAGACCGCGCCACCGGCGCAGGGGCCCATGATGACCGAGATCTGCGGCACCGCGCCGGACGCCTGCACATTGCGCCAGAATACGTCGGCATAGCCGCCCAGCGAGGCTACACCCTCTTGGATGCGCGCGCCGCCGGAATCATTGAGGCCGATGACAGGCGCACCGTTCTGCAGCGCCAGGTCCATGATTTTGCATATTTTTTTGGCGTGGGTCTCGCTGAGCGAGCCGCCGAAGACCGTGAAATCCTGGCTGAATACATAGACCAGCCGTCCCTCGATCGTGCCCCAACCGGTAACGACGCCGTCGCCGGGAATAATGGTCTCGGCCATGCCGAAATCCACCGCCCGGTGGGTGACGAACATGTCGTATTCTTCAAAGCTGCCCGGATCGAGCAGCACATCGAGACGTTCGCGCGCGGTGAGCTTGCCCTTGCCATGCTGGGTATCGATGCGCCGCTGCCCGCCGCCAAGCCGAGCTTGCGCGCGCTTTTCTTCCAGCATGCTGATGATTTTCTGCATGCACACCTCCGGTTTGCTGCGGTCAGACTAGCGCCTTGCCCACAATTGCCCAAGACGGCAAAGAGCGCGGCTGTTACAATCACACAAACTCAAACCTGTGATATTGTGGAGTTGTGAATATGGCGGCGCGCAAGATCTTTGCCGGTGCCCGTTTGCGGGCGCTGCGCAACCAGCACAAGCTGACCCAGGGCGAGCTGGCGGCGCGGCTTGATATTTCCGCCTCTTACGTCAACCAGCTCGAATCCAACCAGCGGCCACTGACCGCCTCGGTGATGCTGGCGCTGGCCGATGGCTTCAACCTCGACCTCAGCGAGTTGATGACCGATGCCTCCGACCGGCTGGTGGCTGATCTGCGCGAGGCGTTGGCCGACCCGGTCTTCGGCGAAGGGGTGCTCAACCTGCAGGAGCTCAAGACCGTGGCGTCCAACGCGCCTGACATGGCGCGGGCCATGCTGCAGCTCTACGAGAGCTACCGCAAAAGCAATGAGCGGCTGGCCAGCGTCGATGCCGTGCTGACGCGCGATCCGCAGGCGGGCATGCAGACGGCCTATGAGGAAGTGCGCGACTTCTTCCACTATGCCGACAACTATATCGATCCGCTCGATCGCGCGGCCGAGGCCCTGGCGGGCGAGCTGGGGGAGTTCGGTCAGGATCGGCTGGCGCGGTTGATCGCCTATTGCGGCGAGGCGCATGACCTGCGGGTGGTGCTGACCGCGCCGACGCGACCTGATCTCATCAAGGATTACGACCGCTCGACACGGACGCTCGCCATCAATGCGCGGCTGGAGCCGGCGACGCAATTTTTCCAGATCGCCGGGCATCTGGCCGGCATGGAACAGACAACGCTGCTGGGACAGCTTCTAGACGCGGCCAGTTTCAAGACCGCCGAGGCTCGCTCGATCGCGCGCATGGGGCTGAGCAATTATTTCGCTGGCGCGCTGCAAATGCCCTACGGCGCCTTTCTCAAGGCGGCAGAGGCGCATCGCTATGATATCGAGGAGCTTGGGCACCTGTTCGGCGCCAGTCTCGAACAGGTCGCCCATCGCCTCTCCACCATGCAGCGGCCGCGGGAGCGCGGCGTGCCGTTCTTTTTCGCACGGGTGGATGCGGCAGGGACAATTACCAAGCGGCACTCGGCGACGGCATTGCAATTTGCCCGCTTCGGCGGCGCCTGCCCGCTGTGGAACGTGCACCGGGCCTTCGAAGCGCGGGGCGAGATTATCCGGCAACTGGCCGAGACGCCTGACGGCAATCGCTATTTGTGCCTGGCCTGGTCGGTCGAGAAGCGCAGCGGCGGCTATCACGGCACAACGCGGCGCTATGCCTATGCCCTGGGTTGCGAAATCAGCCACGCCAACCGCACGGTTTATGGCAACGATATCGACGTCGCCCGCGCCAGCTTCAACCCTATCGGCATCTCTTGCCGCATCTGCGAGCGCCGGGCCTGCCCGCAACGCTCGGTGCCGCCGCTAGCAGCAACGATCAGCGTCCCTGCCGATCGGCGCTCCATTGTGCCCTACGAAATAGGTTAGCCCCGCGCTCAGAGCGCGGGGCCGTGTCATCAGGCGGGAGGTCAGGCAGCGCCGACGACATAGTCCTTGATGAGCTTTTCGTTCTTGGCATTTTCAAGGCGGGTCAGCGCCTCGCGGGCCTGCCGGTCGTCCATGCGGTACTTGACCAGGTTGACCAGGCTGCCGCCGAGCCAGAGCACACCCATGCCCCAATAGCCCTTGGTCGAGAGGTCGACCGGCGCCAGCCACAGCGAGATGCAGAGCAGGGCGACGGCGGCGATGACGGAAGCGGCGTTGAAGACGACGTAAGTGCTGTTGGTATTGTCGTTCATTTCAAAATCTCCAGTGTGAGGGTGCGTTTCAGTCGGGTCTATTCGTTGGTCTTGGGCGCTTGGGCGGCCTTGAGGCGGGCGAGGATGTCGCCGCCGGTGACGCGGGTGCGGTCGCCATAGCCGGCCTGGGCCAGCCGGTCGCGGACCGAGGCGCCGTTGAGGCCGGCGTCGATTTCGTCGAGCACGTCGCTCTCTTCGAGCGGATCGTCCTGGTTCATCACCCGCTTGATCAGCGCCTCGGCATCCTGCATGGCGGTGCTGTTGCCGATCGAGCGATTGAGGCTGCGCTGGGCGCGGCGCTCGGCATCGATGGCCCGGGCGCTGATCATGCCCTGGCGCAGATCGATCAGCCGGCGATTGGCCTTGGCGACGGAGGCCTGGGTGCGCACGACGCGCTGAACCAATTGGGCACAGGTGGCCTGGCGAACGGCGCGCTCATTGGTCAATTCGGCGATGGCGGCGGCAGCTTCCGCCGCCAGTTCGTCCTGCCCATCGGCAAGGGCCAGGCTGGTGCGGCGTTCGAGATCGCCGATTTCCTGGTCGAGGCGGGCGACGTGCCGCTCTTCGTTGCGCTGGCGGATGATGAGGCTCGCCAGCGTATTCTTGGCGCCGCCGAGACCTGCATGGGCCTCGCGGACCTTCTGCTCGATGAGGTCGATGGCGAAGTGGTCGGTCAGCGCCTCATCGGCCCGGGCGCTGGCGCCGGTCATCAGGGTCTTGAGTACGTTAAACATCGGGATCGTCTCCTCGACAGCGTTATTGAACGCCGTTCACAATCTCGTTGTAGCAGGTTCTGAACGACGTTCAATAGAAAAAATGAACGGCGTTTAAAATAGTTGTCAGGCGATGGCCTGATGCCATATCTCTCGAAGGGGAGTGTTCACTTTGGGCGCTTTCGGTTCAGCCGTCCCACCCTGAATGTCATTCCAGCGCAGGCCGGAATCACGCACAGTGAATGTTGGTTCGACCTCAGGATGGATCCCGGCCTCCGCCGGGGTGACACCGCGAATATCAAGCGCCCCAAGTGAACACTGCCCAAAGGGGCGAGGAGTCGGTGGAGCCATGATTTTGGCAATGGGACCTTCGTTACCCCTGGGCAAAGGCCTTGATGTGAATATCGATGAGGTCATGGACGACGACGCCGATATCGCGATCCATCACCAGCGCCAGCCGGCCCGAATTCTGCAGCGAGGAGACGCTGTGAATACTGGCGAAGACCAGTTGCGCCGCGTGAGCGGCCTGTTGCGGGTTGGCGGTGGGCCGGATCTGCATGAAGCAGGCGGCCAGGATGCGAAGCAGGCCGGAAATGGTATCGACATACCATTGCGGCACGGCCACGCCTTCGGCGCGGCGGAATTCGAATAGCGCGTTCCAGAGGTTGGCATTGTCACGCAGGAAGCCGAGAAAGGCGTCGGCGTAACTGTGCAGCATCCGGCGCGGATCGTCGCTGCGTTCGGCTGCGGCAAAGGCCTCGCCGAGTGCCTTGAGCGTGCCGCCATTGACCGCGGTGACGATGTCGTCGAGGTCTTTGAAATGGTTATAGAGCGTGCCCGGCGTATAGCCGATCGCAGCCGACAACGCGCGCGCCGACAGTTTGTCGACGCCCTGCGTAGCGATCATCTGGCGGGCGGCCTCGATCACCAGTTCGACCAGCTCTTCCCGCGAATGATCGGCGCGCCGTGCCATGGGTAACTCCGTATTGAACGGCGTTCAGTTACGCCCCGAATGGGGCACTGGCAAGGCTCAGGCCGGATCGAAGTCGGTCGGGCGGGCGGTGACATCGACCATGCCAGCGGCAAAGCGCTGCGCGTTGCGCACGTAGCGGTCGGCTGAGGCGCGCAGTTTCTCGACGCCCTCGGCATCGATCTCTCGCACCACCTTGCCCGGCGCGCCCAGCACCATGGAATTGTCGGGGATGACTTTGTTTTCGGTGATCAAAGCGCCGGCGCCGATCAGACAGTTCCTGCCGATCCTGGCGCCGTTGAGCACTGTGGCCCCCATGCCAATCAGGGTATTGTCGCCAATGGTGCAGCCATGGACGATGGCGCCGTGGCCGATCGTGCAATTTTCGCCGATGACGAGCGGGTAATCGGTATCGGTGTGGAGGACGCAGTTCTCCTGCACATTGGTGCGGGCGCCGATGCGGATGGCTTCGATATCGCCGCGCGCCACCACGCCGAACCAGATGCCGACCTCGGCTCCGACCCAGATGTCGCCGACCAGCACGGCAGTGGGGGCGATCCAGCCGACATCGGGGTGAATGTCGGGGGCGATGCCATCGAGGGCGTAAAGGGGCATGGACGTCTCCTCATCGTATTTGTGCGCTTTATCTTCTTCACCTCTCTCTGGGGGAGAGGTCGACCCTCTTGGGTCGGGTAAGGGGGCCTTTGCCAAACACCTCACCCAGTAAAGGCCCCCTCACCGTCGGCTCCGCCGCCGACCTCTCCCCCGTAGGGGGAGGTGAAGAGGGGATCAACCCCATAGGCCTGCCGCATCTCGGCGATCTCGGCCAGTGTGGTTTGGAACAGGCTCCAGTTATCGCGATCGGCGATGGGTGCCCAGATGGCTTCGACCTCGCCGATCAGCATGGTGCGGGGTGTGTTGCGGGTGAAATAGGGGTGGGTGAGATTGACGTCGTCCGCGGGTCCGAATTGTTCGAGCGCATCGGCCACCGGGCGGAAGGCCTCCCGCGCATAGTATTCCGCCGATAGACTGCGGGCGGCGCGCTCGGCGCTGAGACTGCCACCACGCCAGTCGAAGAAGAACTGCTCATAGGGCGCCTTGCTGGTGGACAGGAAGCCGAACAGCGTCGTGACGAAGGCGCTGTCGGTTTCCACGTCCCGCGGCTTGAGGCCGAGGCGGCGCAGCATCTGGCGCGGCAGCTCGGCGCGGAATTCCGGCCAGATGGTATTGAGTGCCGGCTCCAGCTTTTCGATGCTCGACAGAGGAAGCAGGCACTCGGCCAAGCGGGTCAGGTTCCACGCGAGCGTGTCGGGTTGACGGCCAAAGCTATAGAGGCCGGTTTCGTCGAAATAGGCGGCGGTGAAGTCAGGGTCGTAGATCGGCAGGAAGCGCCACGGACCGTAGTCGAAGCTCTCACCGGTAATGTTGATATTATCCGTGTTCAGCACCCCGTGGACAAACCCAGCTGCAGTCCATTGCGCGCCGAGCCGGGCAACGTTTTTGACGACCGCTTCGAGGAAGGCGGTGGGCTTGTCAGGGGCGCTGGCCAGTTCGGGGTAATAATTGGCGATCGCATAGTCGAGCAATTGCGCCAGGCTCTCACTGTCTTCGAGATAGGCCAGACGCTGGAAGGTGCCGATGCGAATATGGCTATGGCTGAGCCGGACCAGCACCGAGGACCTGGTGGGCGATGGTTCGTCGCCGCGATGCAGCGCCTCGCCGGTTTCGATCAGCGAGAAGCTCTTGGAGGTATAGACGCCG
Encoded proteins:
- a CDS encoding biotin/lipoyl-containing protein → MLAGDRFDLVVEYLAVNRRWQVSRTDKNQPALSAMVTWSETMRLATLTWADRPGRRFVLKVEKTASGYRIRHGGADFKVMVLQPHVADLLPLMPVKVPPDMSRFLLCPMPGQVVRVDVVEGEIVEDGQVLAVVEAMKMENVLKAQKRARVSKVHVSAGAVLAVDQVMVEFEAV
- a CDS encoding helix-turn-helix domain-containing protein, encoding MAARKIFAGARLRALRNQHKLTQGELAARLDISASYVNQLESNQRPLTASVMLALADGFNLDLSELMTDASDRLVADLREALADPVFGEGVLNLQELKTVASNAPDMARAMLQLYESYRKSNERLASVDAVLTRDPQAGMQTAYEEVRDFFHYADNYIDPLDRAAEALAGELGEFGQDRLARLIAYCGEAHDLRVVLTAPTRPDLIKDYDRSTRTLAINARLEPATQFFQIAGHLAGMEQTTLLGQLLDAASFKTAEARSIARMGLSNYFAGALQMPYGAFLKAAEAHRYDIEELGHLFGASLEQVAHRLSTMQRPRERGVPFFFARVDAAGTITKRHSATALQFARFGGACPLWNVHRAFEARGEIIRQLAETPDGNRYLCLAWSVEKRSGGYHGTTRRYAYALGCEISHANRTVYGNDIDVARASFNPIGISCRICERRACPQRSVPPLAATISVPADRRSIVPYEIG
- a CDS encoding acyl-CoA carboxylase subunit beta, with protein sequence MQKIISMLEEKRAQARLGGGQRRIDTQHGKGKLTARERLDVLLDPGSFEEYDMFVTHRAVDFGMAETIIPGDGVVTGWGTIEGRLVYVFSQDFTVFGGSLSETHAKKICKIMDLALQNGAPVIGLNDSGGARIQEGVASLGGYADVFWRNVQASGAVPQISVIMGPCAGGAVYSPAMTDFIYMVKDTSYMFVTGPDVVKTVTNETVTQEELGGASTHTKISSVADAAFDNDIETLLEVRRLFGFLPLAAGQKPPRLPSHDPIDRGDASLDTIIPDSANKPYDMREVIEKVADEGDFLEIQKDHAGNILCGFIRLDGHPVGVVANQPLVLAGCLDINASKKAARFIRFCDSFEIPILTFVDVPGFLPGVAQEYGGIIKHGAKLLFAYAEATVPLVTVITRKAYGGAYDVMASKHIKADVNYAWPSAEIAVMGAKGATEILYRSELGDKDKIAQRTADYEARFANPFVAAERGFIDDVIMPHGTRRRVIRAFSTLRHKQHAMPKKKHDNIPL
- a CDS encoding TetR/AcrR family transcriptional regulator, translating into MARRADHSREELVELVIEAARQMIATQGVDKLSARALSAAIGYTPGTLYNHFKDLDDIVTAVNGGTLKALGEAFAAAERSDDPRRMLHSYADAFLGFLRDNANLWNALFEFRRAEGVAVPQWYVDTISGLLRILAACFMQIRPTANPQQAAHAAQLVFASIHSVSSLQNSGRLALVMDRDIGVVVHDLIDIHIKAFAQG
- a CDS encoding YiaA/YiaB family inner membrane protein — protein: MNDNTNSTYVVFNAASVIAAVALLCISLWLAPVDLSTKGYWGMGVLWLGGSLVNLVKYRMDDRQAREALTRLENAKNEKLIKDYVVGAA
- a CDS encoding protein adenylyltransferase SelO, with translation MLASDAMTRFKPSSQHETLGDAFYDRVAPADFPKTVLRHRDQRWAHRMGLDDLTDEQWLAHFGRFEPLPGSLPQPLALRYHGHQFRSYNADLGDGRGFLFAQGFDHSDGRLLDFGTKGSGKTPWSRGGDGRLTLKGGVREVLATEMLEALGVYTSKSFSLIETGEALHRGDEPSPTRSSVLVRLSHSHIRIGTFQRLAYLEDSESLAQLLDYAIANYYPELASAPDKPTAFLEAVVKNVARLGAQWTAAGFVHGVLNTDNINITGESFDYGPWRFLPIYDPDFTAAYFDETGLYSFGRQPDTLAWNLTRLAECLLPLSSIEKLEPALNTIWPEFRAELPRQMLRRLGLKPRDVETDSAFVTTLFGFLSTSKAPYEQFFFDWRGGSLSAERAARSLSAEYYAREAFRPVADALEQFGPADDVNLTHPYFTRNTPRTMLIGEVEAIWAPIADRDNWSLFQTTLAEIAEMRQAYGVDPLFTSPYGGEVGGGADGEGAFTG
- a CDS encoding PspA/IM30 family protein; this encodes MFNVLKTLMTGASARADEALTDHFAIDLIEQKVREAHAGLGGAKNTLASLIIRQRNEERHVARLDQEIGDLERRTSLALADGQDELAAEAAAAIAELTNERAVRQATCAQLVQRVVRTQASVAKANRRLIDLRQGMISARAIDAERRAQRSLNRSIGNSTAMQDAEALIKRVMNQDDPLEESDVLDEIDAGLNGASVRDRLAQAGYGDRTRVTGGDILARLKAAQAPKTNE
- the scpA gene encoding methylmalonyl-CoA mutase, with the translated sequence MSDKPNFAHWAALAQKELRDVPLSSLDRDYGGIPVQPVYFGDDAEIPGAEPFTRGVRATMYANRPWTIRQYAGFSTARESNAFYRQALEKGQKGLSVAFDLATHRGYDSDHPRVIGDVGKAGVAIDSVEDMKILFDGIPLDQMSVSMTMNGAVIPVLAMFIVAAEEQGVSQGQLEGTIQNDILKEFMVRNTYIYPPEPSMRIVGDIIAHTARHMPKFNSISISGYHMHEAGATAVQELAYTLADGMEYVRAAQARGLDIDAFAGRLSFFFGIGMNFFLEVAKLRAARQLWSEIMTGLGAKDARSKMLRTHCQTSGVSLTEQDPHNNIVRTTIEALAATLGGTQSLHTNSFDEAIALPTEFSSRIARNTQLILQHESRITDVVDPLGGSYYVEALTSQLVEEAKKLIGEAEAQGGMTKAVQSGGPKLDIEKAAALRQARVDRGEDVIVGVNRYRLDVEDAIDVREIDNAKVRAEQIALLQRIRTSRDEVKCQQMLAGLREFAAKDEGNLLEAAIEAARARATLGEISSAMEDVFGRHSAITRVISGVYAGGYGDDPEFSSIVGRIDAFKAARGRAPSIFIAKMGQDGHDRGAKVIASAFADLGFVVHMGDLFETAPEVAAHVDDLKVDAVGVSSLAAGHKTLVPELIEALRDRELGDVTVIVGGVIPEQDYDFLFDAGVAGIFGPGTNVLSAAFSVLSQIEGRLSNR
- a CDS encoding gamma carbonic anhydrase family protein, which codes for MPLYALDGIAPDIHPDVGWIAPTAVLVGDIWVGAEVGIWFGVVARGDIEAIRIGARTNVQENCVLHTDTDYPLVIGENCTIGHGAIVHGCTIGDNTLIGMGATVLNGARIGRNCLIGAGALITENKVIPDNSMVLGAPGKVVREIDAEGVEKLRASADRYVRNAQRFAAGMVDVTARPTDFDPA